The following are from one region of the Pseudomonas lalucatii genome:
- the ftsB gene encoding cell division protein FtsB has translation MRSPYWLWLVLVVLLAGLQYRLWVGEGSLAQATELKRQIAEQQGENRRLLERNRILEAEVLELKKGMETVEERARHELGMVREGETLYQLVE, from the coding sequence ATGCGTAGCCCCTATTGGTTGTGGTTGGTCCTGGTCGTACTGCTGGCGGGCCTGCAGTACCGCCTCTGGGTGGGCGAGGGCAGCCTGGCCCAGGCGACCGAGCTGAAGCGGCAGATCGCCGAGCAGCAGGGGGAGAACCGGCGCCTGCTGGAGCGCAACCGCATCCTCGAGGCGGAGGTCCTGGAGCTGAAGAAGGGCATGGAAACCGTCGAGGAGCGCGCCCGACACGAGCTCGGCATGGTCAGGGAGGGCGAGACCCTCTATCAGCTGGTCGAATGA
- a CDS encoding LysR substrate-binding domain-containing protein — protein MNRWEGLDEFVAVAECGQFTAAAERLGLSSSQVSRQIARLEERLQTRLFYRSTRRVALTEAGQTFLQHCQRLQDAREEALRAVGDLGSEPKGLLRMTCAVAYGERFIVPLVTDFMSRHPQLRVEIELSNRTLDMVQEGLDLAIRLGRLQDSRLVATRLAPRQMYLCAAPAYLQRYGRPHSLSELGRHNCLIGSSEIWSFQLDGRESSQRVQGNWRCNSGQAVLDAALRGLGLCQLPDYYVLEHLRSGALVSLLANQQPPNTAVWALYPQQRHLSPKVRQLVDFLKAGMAQRAEYRASPF, from the coding sequence ATGAACCGCTGGGAAGGCCTGGACGAGTTCGTCGCGGTCGCCGAGTGCGGCCAGTTCACCGCCGCCGCCGAACGCCTGGGCCTGTCGTCCTCCCAGGTCAGCCGGCAGATCGCCCGCCTGGAGGAGCGCCTGCAGACCCGCCTGTTCTACCGCAGCACCCGACGGGTGGCGCTGACCGAGGCCGGGCAGACCTTCCTGCAGCATTGCCAGCGCCTGCAGGATGCCCGCGAGGAGGCGCTGCGCGCGGTCGGCGACCTGGGCAGCGAACCCAAGGGGCTGCTGCGCATGACCTGCGCGGTGGCCTACGGCGAGCGCTTCATCGTGCCGCTGGTGACCGACTTCATGAGCCGCCACCCGCAACTGCGGGTCGAGATCGAGCTGAGCAACCGCACCCTGGACATGGTCCAGGAGGGCCTCGACCTGGCCATCCGCCTGGGTCGCCTGCAGGACTCGCGCCTGGTGGCCACACGCCTGGCGCCGCGGCAGATGTACCTGTGCGCGGCGCCGGCCTACCTGCAGCGTTATGGCCGCCCCCACAGCCTGTCGGAACTGGGCCGGCACAACTGCCTGATCGGCAGCTCGGAGATCTGGAGCTTCCAGCTCGATGGCCGCGAGTCGAGCCAGCGGGTCCAGGGCAACTGGCGCTGCAACAGCGGCCAGGCGGTGCTCGACGCGGCGTTGCGCGGCCTCGGCCTGTGCCAGCTGCCGGACTACTACGTGCTGGAGCACCTGCGCAGCGGCGCCCTGGTGTCGCTGCTGGCCAACCAGCAGCCGCCGAACACCGCGGTCTGGGCGCTCTACCCGCAGCAGCGCCACCTGTCGCCCAAGGTGCGGCAGCTGGTGGACTTCCTCAAGGCAGGCATGGCGCAGCGCGCGGAGTATCGAGCGAGCCCGTTCTAA
- a CDS encoding S-(hydroxymethyl)glutathione dehydrogenase/class III alcohol dehydrogenase has protein sequence MIKSRAAVAFAANQPLQVVEVDVAPPQAGEVLVRIVATGVCHTDAYTLSGQDSEGVFPCILGHEGGGVVEAVGEGVTSVKVGDHVIPLYTAECGQCKFCKSNKTNLCSSVRATQGKGLMPDGTTRFSYQGQPVYHYMGCSTFSEYTVLPEVSVAVIPKEAPLDKVCLLGCGVTTGIGAVLNTAKVEEGATVAIFGLGGIGLAAIIGAKMAKASRIIGIDINPAKEAVARELGMTEFVNPKDHAKPIQDVIVEMTDGGVDYSFECIGNVQLMRAALECCHKGWGESTIIGVAPAGTEISTRPFQLVTGRVWRGSAFGGVKGRTELPNYVEKAQKGEIPLDTFITHNLPLDEINQAFDLMHEGKSIRTVIHF, from the coding sequence ATGATCAAGTCCCGTGCTGCCGTGGCCTTTGCCGCCAACCAACCGCTGCAAGTCGTCGAAGTGGATGTCGCGCCGCCCCAGGCCGGCGAAGTGCTGGTGCGCATCGTCGCCACCGGTGTCTGCCACACCGACGCCTACACCCTGTCCGGTCAGGATTCCGAGGGCGTGTTCCCCTGCATCCTCGGTCACGAGGGCGGTGGCGTGGTCGAGGCGGTCGGCGAGGGGGTGACCTCGGTCAAGGTGGGCGATCACGTGATCCCGCTGTACACCGCCGAGTGCGGCCAGTGCAAATTCTGCAAGTCCAACAAGACCAACCTGTGCAGCTCGGTCCGCGCCACCCAGGGCAAGGGCCTGATGCCGGACGGCACCACGCGCTTCTCCTACCAGGGTCAGCCGGTCTACCACTACATGGGCTGCTCGACCTTCTCCGAGTACACCGTGCTGCCGGAAGTCTCCGTTGCCGTGATCCCGAAGGAAGCACCGCTGGACAAGGTCTGCCTGCTGGGCTGCGGCGTCACCACCGGCATCGGTGCGGTACTCAACACCGCCAAGGTCGAAGAGGGCGCCACCGTGGCGATCTTCGGCCTGGGCGGTATCGGCCTGGCGGCGATCATCGGGGCGAAGATGGCCAAGGCCTCGCGCATCATCGGCATCGACATCAACCCGGCCAAGGAGGCCGTGGCCCGTGAGCTGGGTATGACCGAATTCGTCAATCCCAAGGACCATGCCAAGCCGATCCAGGACGTCATAGTCGAGATGACCGATGGTGGTGTGGACTACAGCTTCGAGTGCATCGGCAATGTGCAGCTGATGCGTGCGGCGCTGGAGTGCTGCCACAAGGGCTGGGGCGAGTCGACCATCATCGGCGTGGCGCCGGCCGGTACCGAGATCAGCACCCGTCCGTTCCAGCTGGTCACCGGGCGCGTCTGGCGTGGCAGCGCCTTCGGTGGCGTCAAGGGCCGCACCGAGCTGCCGAACTACGTGGAGAAGGCGCAGAAGGGCGAGATCCCGCTGGACACCTTCATCACCCACAACCTGCCGCTGGACGAGATCAACCAGGCCTTCGACCTGATGCACGAAGGCAAGAGCATCCGTACCGTCATCCACTTCTGA
- the fghA gene encoding S-formylglutathione hydrolase, with protein sequence MTLENISCQKSFGGWHKRYRHHSSTLSCDMVFAVYLPPQAEQGAKLPVLYWLSGLTCTDENFMQKAGAQRLAAELGLIIVAPDTSPRGDDVPGDPDGAWDFGKGAGFYLNATQEPWARHYRMHDYVVQELPALIEANFPVSDKRGISGHSMGGHGALVCALRNPGRYQSLSAFSPISNPMNCPWGEKAFSRFLGEERSRWREWDACALIAEAAERLPILVDQGDRDDFLEGQLKPEALQGAAQAAGHPLTLRLQPGYDHSYYFIASFIDDHLRHHAEALRG encoded by the coding sequence ATGACCTTGGAAAATATCTCCTGCCAGAAGAGCTTCGGCGGCTGGCACAAGCGCTATCGGCACCACTCCAGCACCCTGAGCTGCGACATGGTATTCGCCGTTTACCTGCCTCCGCAGGCCGAACAGGGCGCCAAGCTGCCGGTGCTCTACTGGCTGTCGGGGCTGACCTGCACCGACGAGAACTTCATGCAGAAGGCCGGCGCCCAGCGCCTGGCGGCCGAGCTGGGGCTGATCATAGTCGCGCCGGACACCAGTCCGCGCGGCGACGATGTGCCCGGCGACCCGGATGGTGCCTGGGACTTCGGTAAGGGCGCCGGTTTTTATCTCAACGCCACCCAGGAGCCCTGGGCTCGGCACTACCGCATGCACGACTACGTGGTGCAGGAGTTGCCGGCCTTGATCGAGGCCAACTTCCCGGTCTCGGACAAGCGTGGCATCAGTGGCCATTCCATGGGCGGCCATGGCGCGCTGGTCTGTGCCCTGCGCAACCCGGGCCGCTACCAGTCGCTGTCGGCCTTCTCGCCGATCAGCAACCCGATGAACTGCCCCTGGGGCGAGAAGGCCTTCTCCCGCTTCCTCGGCGAAGAACGCTCGCGCTGGCGCGAATGGGATGCCTGTGCGCTCATCGCCGAGGCCGCCGAGCGTTTGCCGATCCTGGTGGACCAGGGCGACCGCGACGACTTCCTCGAGGGCCAGCTCAAGCCCGAGGCGCTGCAAGGCGCCGCTCAGGCCGCCGGGCATCCGCTGACCCTGCGTCTGCAGCCGGGCTACGACCACAGCTACTACTTCATCGCCAGTTTCATCGACGACCACCTGCGTCATCATGCCGAGGCCCTGCGCGGCTGA
- the kdsA gene encoding 3-deoxy-8-phosphooctulonate synthase has product MTQKTIRVGAIEIANDKPMVLFGGINVLESRELALRACEEYVRVTDKLGIPYVFKASFDKANRSSVASFRGPGLDEGLKIFEEVKRTFGVPVITDVHEPHQAQPVAEVCDIIQLPAFLSRQTDLVVAMAKTGAVVNIKKAQFLAPQEMKHILAKCVEAGNDQLILCERGTSFGYNNLVVDMLGFGIMKQFDYPVFFDVTHALQMPGGRSDSAAGRRAQVTDLAKAGMSQGLAGLFLEAHPDPDQAKCDGPCALRLDKLEPFLTQLKQLDELIKSFAPIETA; this is encoded by the coding sequence ATGACCCAGAAGACCATCCGCGTCGGCGCGATCGAGATCGCCAACGACAAGCCCATGGTGCTGTTCGGCGGCATCAACGTCCTCGAGTCCCGCGAGCTGGCGCTGCGGGCCTGCGAGGAATACGTGCGGGTCACCGACAAGCTCGGCATTCCCTACGTGTTCAAGGCCAGTTTCGACAAGGCCAACCGTTCCTCGGTGGCCTCCTTCCGCGGCCCGGGCCTGGATGAGGGGCTGAAGATCTTCGAGGAGGTGAAGAGGACCTTCGGCGTGCCGGTGATCACCGACGTCCACGAGCCCCATCAGGCGCAGCCGGTGGCCGAGGTGTGCGACATCATCCAGCTGCCGGCCTTTCTGTCGCGGCAGACCGACCTGGTGGTGGCCATGGCCAAGACCGGCGCGGTGGTCAACATCAAGAAGGCCCAGTTCCTCGCCCCCCAGGAGATGAAGCACATCCTCGCCAAGTGCGTGGAGGCCGGTAACGACCAGCTGATCCTCTGCGAGCGCGGTACCTCGTTCGGCTACAACAACCTGGTGGTCGACATGCTCGGCTTCGGCATCATGAAGCAGTTCGACTACCCGGTGTTCTTCGACGTGACCCATGCCCTGCAGATGCCGGGCGGGCGCAGCGACTCTGCCGCCGGACGACGGGCCCAGGTCACCGACCTGGCCAAGGCGGGCATGAGCCAGGGCCTGGCCGGCCTGTTCCTCGAGGCCCATCCGGACCCGGATCAGGCCAAGTGCGACGGCCCCTGCGCCCTGCGCCTGGACAAGCTGGAGCCCTTCCTCACCCAGCTCAAGCAACTGGATGAACTGATCAAGAGCTTTGCGCCGATCGAGACCGCCTGA
- a CDS encoding CTP synthase: MTRYIFVTGGVVSSLGKGIASASLAAILEARGLKVTMLKLDPYINVDPGTMSPFQHGEVFVTHDGAETDLDLGHYERFIRTTMTQNNNFTTGRVYEDVLRKERRGDYLGATIQVIPHITDEIKRRIIKGAGDADVAMVEIGGTVGDIESQPFLEAIRQLRVEVGAKRAMLMHLTLVPYIATAGETKTKPTQHSVKELRSIGLQPDVLICRSDHPVDVSSRRKIALFTNVEERAVISLQDVDTIYKIPSVLHAQGLDDFVVERFGLDCGGADLSEWDRVVDAKLNPEHEVNIAMVGKYMELLDAYKSLIEAMSHAGIQNRTKVNLRYIDSEDIENQGTGLLEGVDAILVPGGFGLRGVEGKIKTVQYARENKIPYLGICLGMQVAVIEFARNVLGWADANSTEFDSSGSHPVVGLITEWQDATGEVEQRSASSDLGGTMRLGAQDCQLESGSQVRQCYGQDVIVERHRHRYEVNNNLLPQLIEAGLKVTGRSGDGALVEVVEAPDHPWFVACQFHPEFTSTPRDGHPLFSGFVNAALAQRAKKA, translated from the coding sequence ATGACGCGCTACATCTTCGTCACGGGTGGTGTTGTTTCTTCTTTGGGGAAAGGCATCGCCTCGGCTTCATTGGCGGCCATCCTGGAGGCGCGGGGCCTGAAGGTCACGATGCTCAAGCTGGACCCCTACATCAACGTCGATCCGGGCACCATGAGCCCGTTCCAGCACGGCGAGGTGTTCGTCACCCACGACGGCGCCGAGACCGACCTGGACCTGGGTCACTACGAGCGGTTCATCCGCACGACCATGACCCAGAACAACAACTTCACCACCGGCCGCGTCTACGAAGACGTGCTGCGCAAGGAACGCCGTGGCGATTACCTGGGCGCCACCATCCAGGTGATTCCGCACATCACCGACGAGATCAAGCGGCGCATCATCAAGGGCGCCGGCGATGCCGACGTGGCCATGGTCGAGATCGGCGGCACGGTCGGCGATATCGAGTCGCAGCCGTTCCTCGAGGCGATCCGCCAGCTGCGCGTGGAAGTGGGCGCCAAGCGCGCCATGCTCATGCACCTGACCCTGGTGCCGTACATCGCCACCGCCGGCGAGACCAAGACCAAGCCGACCCAGCACTCGGTGAAGGAACTGCGCTCCATCGGCCTGCAACCGGACGTGCTGATCTGCCGCTCCGACCACCCGGTGGACGTCTCCTCGCGGCGCAAGATCGCCCTGTTCACCAACGTCGAAGAGCGCGCGGTGATCAGCCTGCAGGACGTCGATACCATCTACAAGATTCCCTCGGTGCTGCACGCCCAGGGCCTGGACGATTTCGTCGTCGAGCGCTTTGGCCTGGACTGCGGCGGCGCCGACCTGTCCGAGTGGGACCGCGTGGTCGATGCCAAGCTGAACCCCGAGCATGAAGTCAACATCGCCATGGTCGGCAAGTACATGGAGCTGCTGGATGCCTACAAGTCGCTGATCGAGGCGATGAGCCACGCCGGCATCCAGAACCGCACCAAGGTCAACCTGCGCTACATCGATTCCGAAGACATCGAGAACCAGGGCACCGGCCTGCTCGAGGGCGTCGATGCCATCCTGGTGCCCGGCGGCTTCGGCCTGCGCGGCGTGGAAGGCAAGATCAAGACCGTGCAGTACGCCCGCGAGAACAAGATCCCCTACCTGGGCATCTGTCTCGGCATGCAGGTCGCGGTGATCGAATTCGCCCGCAACGTGCTGGGCTGGGCAGACGCCAACTCCACCGAGTTCGACAGCAGCGGCAGCCACCCGGTGGTCGGCCTGATCACCGAGTGGCAGGACGCCACCGGCGAGGTCGAGCAGCGCAGCGCAAGCTCCGATCTCGGCGGCACCATGCGCCTGGGCGCCCAGGACTGCCAGCTGGAAAGCGGCTCCCAGGTGCGCCAGTGCTACGGCCAGGACGTCATCGTCGAGCGCCATCGCCATCGCTACGAGGTCAACAACAACCTGCTGCCGCAGCTGATCGAGGCCGGCCTCAAGGTCACCGGACGCTCCGGCGACGGCGCCCTGGTGGAAGTGGTGGAGGCCCCCGACCATCCCTGGTTCGTCGCCTGCCAGTTCCATCCCGAGTTCACCTCGACGCCGCGCGACGGCCATCCGCTGTTCAGCGGCTTCGTCAACGCCGCGCTGGCCCAGCGTGCGAAGAAGGCCTGA
- the ispD gene encoding 2-C-methyl-D-erythritol 4-phosphate cytidylyltransferase — MSAAMLPPFWVLIPAAGVGSRMRADRPKQYLELAGKTILEHSLACFVDHPQLRGLVVSLAGDDPYWPTLACASDARIRCAAGGRERADSVLGGLQRLTELGAAEQDWVLVHDAARPNLARDDLDRLLTELAADPVGGLLAVPARDTLKRAGADGRVRETVDRAAIWQAYTPQMFRLGQLFRALSDAQVAGVAVTDEASAIEWAGLAPRLIEGRADNLKVTRPEDLDWLRRHWADKG, encoded by the coding sequence ATGAGTGCCGCCATGCTTCCTCCTTTCTGGGTCCTGATCCCGGCCGCCGGCGTCGGCAGCCGCATGCGCGCCGACCGACCCAAGCAGTACCTCGAGCTGGCCGGCAAGACCATCCTCGAACACAGCCTGGCCTGCTTTGTCGACCATCCGCAGTTGCGCGGTCTGGTCGTCAGCCTGGCCGGCGACGATCCCTACTGGCCGACCCTGGCGTGCGCCTCGGATGCGCGAATTCGGTGCGCCGCGGGCGGCCGCGAGCGCGCCGACTCGGTGCTGGGCGGTCTGCAGCGGCTGACCGAGCTGGGCGCCGCGGAGCAGGACTGGGTGCTGGTGCACGATGCGGCGCGCCCCAACCTGGCGCGTGACGACCTGGACAGGCTGCTCACCGAGCTGGCCGCCGATCCGGTCGGCGGGCTGCTCGCCGTGCCGGCGCGCGACACCCTCAAGCGTGCCGGTGCCGACGGTCGGGTGCGGGAAACCGTCGACCGGGCGGCGATCTGGCAGGCCTACACGCCGCAGATGTTCCGCCTCGGCCAGCTCTTTCGCGCCCTGTCCGACGCGCAGGTGGCCGGCGTGGCGGTCACCGACGAGGCCTCGGCCATCGAGTGGGCCGGGCTGGCACCGCGCCTGATCGAGGGACGTGCCGACAACCTCAAGGTCACCCGGCCGGAGGACCTCGACTGGCTGCGCCGGCACTGGGCGGACAAGGGCTGA
- the ispF gene encoding 2-C-methyl-D-erythritol 2,4-cyclodiphosphate synthase, with translation MRIGHGYDVHRFAAGDYVTLGGVRIPHRFGLLAHSDGDVLLHALCDALLGAAALGDIGRHFPDTDPRFKGADSRALLRHVLGLIRAKGWAVGNVDATIVAQAPKMAPHIPAMCERIAEDLQVGLEQVNVKATTTEKLGFTGREEGIAVHAVALLVAL, from the coding sequence ATGCGTATTGGTCACGGCTACGATGTGCACCGCTTCGCCGCGGGTGATTACGTCACCCTCGGCGGCGTGCGGATTCCCCACAGGTTCGGGTTGCTCGCCCACTCCGATGGCGACGTGTTGCTGCACGCGCTGTGCGATGCACTGCTCGGCGCGGCGGCGCTGGGGGATATCGGCCGGCACTTCCCCGACACCGATCCGCGCTTCAAGGGCGCCGACAGCCGCGCGCTGTTGCGTCACGTGCTCGGCCTGATCCGGGCCAAGGGCTGGGCAGTCGGCAACGTCGACGCCACCATCGTCGCCCAGGCGCCGAAGATGGCCCCGCACATTCCCGCCATGTGCGAGCGGATCGCCGAAGACCTGCAGGTCGGCCTGGAGCAGGTCAACGTCAAGGCCACCACCACCGAGAAGCTCGGCTTCACCGGTCGCGAGGAAGGCATCGCGGTGCATGCCGTGGCGCTGTTGGTCGCGCTATGA
- the tilS gene encoding tRNA lysidine(34) synthetase TilS has translation MSLHARVLERLAPWRDAPAWRVAFSGGLDSTVLLHLLARLAQREALPPISAIHVHHGLQAAADAWPDHCRRQCEALGIPLHVQSVAVVPGASLERAARDARYGAFTALLGAGEVLLTAQHREDQAETLLFRLLRGAGVRGLAGMPASRALGRGHLLRPLLDCARSELEAYAAEHRLSWVDDPSNADGRFARNYLRHQVMPLLRARWPQAERTLARSARHLGEAAQLLDELAQLDLQAAQAPSPLAWLSLPSLALAPLRRLSTARLRNALRYWLRELTPMPDAEHWAGWQALLEAADDAAPIWRLAGGELHRADERLWWLAGDWLLTPPCPILTLESEKSLTLPGNGYVRIEGHLPGQGDWRLAYRQGGERMAVAGRGHRDLKRLLNERRLPAFVRGRLPLLLCDGEVRAVANLPGLDGAADGSWRLAWRPPVCDPGLS, from the coding sequence ATGAGCCTGCACGCCAGGGTGCTGGAGCGTCTGGCGCCTTGGCGCGATGCGCCGGCCTGGCGCGTCGCCTTCTCTGGTGGCCTGGACTCCACCGTGCTGTTGCATCTGTTGGCCCGCCTCGCGCAACGCGAGGCCCTGCCGCCGATTTCCGCCATCCATGTGCATCACGGCCTGCAGGCCGCGGCCGACGCCTGGCCGGACCATTGTCGGCGGCAGTGCGAGGCACTGGGTATTCCCTTGCATGTGCAGTCGGTCGCGGTGGTGCCGGGGGCGAGTCTCGAGCGTGCCGCGCGGGACGCCCGCTACGGGGCGTTCACTGCGCTGCTCGGTGCCGGTGAGGTATTGCTCACGGCCCAGCACCGCGAGGATCAGGCCGAGACCCTGTTGTTTCGCCTGTTGCGCGGTGCCGGCGTGCGCGGCCTGGCCGGCATGCCGGCGAGCCGCGCCTTGGGGCGGGGGCATCTGCTGCGGCCGCTGCTCGACTGCGCGCGCAGCGAACTGGAGGCCTATGCCGCCGAGCACCGCCTGTCCTGGGTCGATGATCCGTCCAATGCCGATGGCCGCTTCGCCCGCAACTATCTGCGCCACCAGGTCATGCCGCTGCTGCGGGCGCGCTGGCCGCAAGCCGAGCGCACCCTGGCGCGCAGTGCGCGGCATCTGGGTGAGGCGGCCCAGTTGCTCGATGAGTTGGCGCAGCTGGATCTGCAGGCGGCGCAAGCGCCCAGCCCGCTGGCCTGGCTTTCGCTGCCGAGCCTGGCTCTGGCGCCATTGCGCAGGCTGAGCACGGCGCGCCTGCGCAATGCCCTGCGTTACTGGCTGCGTGAGCTAACGCCGATGCCGGATGCCGAGCATTGGGCTGGCTGGCAAGCTTTGCTCGAGGCGGCCGACGATGCCGCGCCGATCTGGCGCCTGGCGGGCGGCGAGCTGCACCGGGCCGACGAGCGGTTGTGGTGGTTGGCCGGTGACTGGTTGCTTACACCCCCATGCCCGATCCTGACGCTCGAGAGCGAGAAGTCGCTGACCTTGCCGGGCAATGGCTATGTACGCATCGAGGGGCATTTGCCGGGGCAGGGCGACTGGCGCCTGGCCTACCGCCAGGGCGGCGAGCGCATGGCGGTGGCGGGGCGCGGCCACCGCGACCTCAAGCGCCTGCTCAACGAGCGCCGGCTGCCGGCCTTCGTGCGCGGCCGCCTGCCGTTGCTGCTGTGTGACGGCGAGGTGCGGGCGGTGGCCAATCTGCCGGGCCTGGACGGTGCCGCCGACGGCAGCTGGCGGCTCGCCTGGCGGCCGCCGGTGTGCGATCCAGGTTTGAGCTGA
- the eno gene encoding phosphopyruvate hydratase, protein MAKIVDIKGREVLDSRGNPTVEADVILEGGIIGSACAPSGASTGSREALELRDGDKSRYLGKGVLKAVANINGPIRDLLLGKDAIDQSALDRAMIDLDGTENKASLGANAILAVSLAAAKAAAQAKGVPLYAHIADLNGTPGQYSMPVPMMNIINGGEHADNNVDIQEFMVQPVGAKTFSDALRMGTEIFHHLKAVLKARGLSTSVGDEGGFAPNLASNEDALAAIAEAVANAGYKLGEDVTLALDCASSEFYKNGQYDLAGEGKQFDAAGFADYLAGLTQRYPIISIEDGMDESDWAGWKVLTDKIGEKVQLVGDDLFVTNTKILKRGIDESIGNSILIKFNQIGSLTETLEAIQMAKAAGYTAVISHRSGETEDSTIADLAVGTAAGQIKTGSLCRSDRVSKYNQLLRIEEQLAGQAAYRGRAEFRG, encoded by the coding sequence ATGGCAAAGATCGTCGACATCAAAGGCCGTGAGGTTCTCGACTCCCGTGGCAACCCGACCGTGGAGGCCGATGTGATCCTCGAGGGCGGCATCATCGGCAGCGCCTGTGCGCCGTCCGGTGCCTCCACCGGTTCGCGCGAGGCGCTGGAACTGCGCGATGGCGACAAGAGCCGTTACCTGGGCAAGGGCGTGCTCAAGGCCGTGGCCAACATCAATGGGCCGATTCGCGACCTGCTGCTGGGTAAGGATGCCATCGACCAGTCCGCCCTGGACCGCGCGATGATCGACCTGGACGGCACCGAGAACAAGGCCAGCCTGGGCGCCAACGCCATCCTCGCCGTGTCCCTGGCCGCCGCCAAGGCCGCCGCCCAGGCCAAGGGCGTGCCGCTGTACGCGCACATCGCCGACCTCAACGGCACCCCGGGCCAGTACTCCATGCCGGTGCCGATGATGAACATCATCAACGGCGGCGAGCACGCCGACAACAACGTCGACATCCAGGAGTTCATGGTCCAGCCGGTCGGCGCCAAGACCTTCTCCGACGCCCTGCGCATGGGTACCGAGATCTTCCATCACCTCAAAGCCGTGCTCAAGGCCCGTGGCCTGAGCACCTCGGTGGGCGACGAGGGCGGCTTCGCGCCGAACCTGGCGTCCAACGAGGACGCCCTGGCGGCCATCGCCGAGGCCGTGGCCAACGCCGGCTACAAGCTGGGCGAGGACGTCACCCTGGCCCTGGACTGCGCCTCCAGCGAGTTCTACAAGAACGGCCAGTACGACCTGGCCGGCGAAGGCAAGCAGTTCGACGCCGCTGGTTTCGCCGACTACCTGGCCGGCCTGACCCAGCGCTACCCGATCATCTCCATCGAAGACGGCATGGACGAGTCCGACTGGGCCGGCTGGAAAGTGCTGACCGACAAGATCGGCGAGAAGGTGCAGCTGGTCGGCGACGACCTGTTCGTCACCAACACCAAGATCCTCAAGCGCGGCATCGACGAGTCCATCGGCAACTCGATCCTGATCAAGTTCAACCAGATCGGCTCGCTGACCGAGACCCTGGAAGCCATCCAGATGGCCAAGGCCGCCGGCTACACCGCGGTGATCTCGCACCGCAGCGGCGAAACCGAGGACAGCACCATCGCGGATCTCGCCGTGGGCACCGCCGCCGGCCAGATCAAGACCGGCTCGCTGTGCCGTTCCGACCGCGTATCCAAGTACAACCAGCTGCTGCGCATCGAGGAGCAACTGGCCGGTCAGGCGGCCTACCGTGGCCGCGCCGAGTTCCGTGGTTGA
- a CDS encoding acetyl-CoA carboxylase carboxyltransferase subunit alpha, which produces MNPNFLDFEQPIADLQAKIEELRLVGNDNALNINEEIARLQDKSSALTESIFGNLTSWQIAQLARHPRRPYTLDYLQHIFTEFDELHGDRHFSDDAAIVGGVARLDGEPVMVIGHQKGRDVREKVRRNFGMPRPEGYRKACRLMEMAERFKMPILTFIDTPGAYPGIDAEERGQSEAIAWNLRVMARLKTPIIATVIGEGGSGGALAIGVCDRLNMLQYSTYSVISPEGCASILWKTAEKAPDAAEAMGITAERLKGLGIVDKVIAEPLGGAHSDPAAAAESVRQELASQLSSLKKLDATELLARRYERLMSYGIA; this is translated from the coding sequence ATGAACCCGAATTTTCTCGATTTCGAACAGCCGATCGCCGACCTGCAAGCCAAGATCGAAGAGCTTCGCTTGGTGGGTAACGACAACGCGTTGAACATCAACGAAGAGATCGCCCGCCTGCAGGACAAGAGCAGCGCCCTGACCGAAAGCATTTTCGGCAACCTGACCAGCTGGCAGATCGCTCAGCTCGCCCGTCATCCGCGCCGCCCCTATACCCTGGACTACCTGCAGCACATCTTCACCGAGTTCGACGAGCTGCACGGCGACCGGCATTTCTCCGACGACGCCGCGATCGTCGGCGGTGTGGCGCGTCTGGACGGCGAGCCGGTGATGGTCATCGGCCACCAGAAGGGCCGCGACGTGCGCGAGAAGGTGCGCCGCAACTTCGGCATGCCGCGCCCGGAAGGCTATCGCAAGGCCTGCCGCCTGATGGAAATGGCCGAGCGCTTCAAGATGCCGATCCTCACCTTCATCGACACCCCCGGCGCCTACCCGGGCATCGATGCCGAGGAGCGCGGGCAGAGCGAGGCGATCGCCTGGAACCTGCGGGTGATGGCGCGGCTGAAGACCCCGATCATCGCCACGGTGATCGGGGAAGGCGGTTCCGGCGGCGCCCTGGCGATCGGCGTCTGCGATCGCCTGAACATGCTGCAGTACTCCACCTATTCGGTGATCTCGCCGGAAGGCTGCGCCTCTATCCTGTGGAAAACCGCGGAGAAGGCGCCGGACGCGGCCGAGGCCATGGGCATTACCGCCGAGCGCCTGAAGGGCCTGGGCATCGTCGACAAGGTGATCGCCGAGCCCCTGGGCGGCGCCCACAGCGACCCGGCCGCTGCCGCCGAGTCCGTGCGCCAGGAGTTGGCCTCCCAGCTGTCCAGCCTGAAGAAGCTCGATGCCACGGAGCTGCTGGCCCGCCGCTACGAGCGCCTGATGAGCTACGGCATCGCCTAA